The following proteins are encoded in a genomic region of Sphingobacteriales bacterium:
- a CDS encoding insulinase family protein: MRKSSSLLLLLFVISLILSGIRAQAKSATGKPLPLNKVVRYGILSNGLTYYIQHNNKPENRVELRLAVNAGSNQEEETQKGLAHFVEHMAFNGTKHFSKNELVDYLESIGTKFGTHLNAYTSFDETVYMLQLPTDKKEMLDKGLTVLEDWANGLSFDTTEINKERGVVLSEWRNGLGANKRMMDNYLPVVYHQSRYAERLPIGDTAVLLHAPYERLSSFYNSWYRPDLMAVIVVGDINVGEMERQIMKRFGGIQNPTAEKKKEIYRLPEHSKTLVSVCTDPEATYSRVMIIYKHPADNQNSEEGFKRYLINVLFNGMFNNRLQELMQQPNPPFFAAYSGYERETRANDAFNLTAVTKTGKTIDALKILLTENERIKRYGFTASELERQKKELLTGYENALKEKNKTASGDLAGEYITHFLENMPSPGIEKECTLAKKIIPKITLKDINALPVKYITDKNRVIVLTAPETEKKSLPSENDIIELADEIITGKVVPYEEIIIDEPLINTPPVPSPVVKETKNESYNITTLELKNGVRIILKTTNFKNDEILMTAYSPGGSSLYPDEDYMSADYSNAVVLESGVSTFNKTTLQKLLAGKTAACYPYVAELDEGFNGSCNQKDLETMLQLTYLYFTQPRKSLDDFNSFMSKQKSSVEHILDNPGAFFVDKFQNIIFNNNIRRGITTTDKLAKVDFEKSFQIYRERFKDASDFTFVLVGNIDIEKIKPLLETYLGGLPSNGQKETWKDPNIIKTTGVVHSTQKMGLTQKNLVGIHFHGQAAWTEEDYFIFNVLLKISDIQLREALREDKGGVYGVGVNGQFAERPKNAYGINIQFNTDPKRTDELLKAVYRNIDSLKNYMTSEEKIKKVQETLRREHETDLKDNGFWVNTITYFDEYGKDIRMLENYPKLIDGIDRQKIKAAFNKYLNMNNYIEVVLEPER; this comes from the coding sequence ATGCGAAAATCCTCAAGCTTGTTGTTGCTGCTGTTTGTAATCAGCCTGATCTTATCAGGCATTAGAGCCCAGGCAAAATCTGCCACCGGCAAACCTTTGCCGCTCAACAAGGTAGTACGTTACGGAATACTGTCGAACGGACTAACGTATTACATCCAGCATAATAACAAACCGGAGAACCGTGTAGAACTTAGGCTGGCAGTCAATGCAGGCTCCAATCAGGAGGAAGAAACACAAAAAGGGCTGGCGCATTTTGTGGAACACATGGCATTCAACGGTACAAAGCATTTTTCAAAAAATGAATTGGTCGATTATCTGGAAAGCATCGGCACGAAATTTGGCACCCACCTGAACGCTTATACCAGTTTTGATGAAACCGTCTATATGCTGCAACTCCCGACCGATAAAAAAGAGATGCTGGATAAAGGATTAACGGTACTGGAGGATTGGGCGAATGGGTTGAGTTTCGATACCACCGAGATAAACAAGGAACGCGGTGTCGTACTTTCTGAATGGAGGAATGGCTTAGGTGCCAACAAGCGAATGATGGATAACTATTTACCGGTCGTTTATCACCAATCCAGGTATGCGGAACGATTGCCTATCGGTGACACAGCTGTTCTGCTGCATGCACCCTACGAGCGGCTTTCCTCGTTTTACAACTCGTGGTACCGGCCAGATTTAATGGCTGTTATTGTTGTGGGTGATATCAATGTGGGTGAAATGGAGCGGCAGATTATGAAACGCTTTGGTGGCATACAGAATCCAACTGCAGAAAAGAAAAAAGAAATCTATCGTTTGCCGGAACATTCCAAAACACTGGTATCTGTCTGCACGGACCCGGAAGCAACCTATTCCAGAGTCATGATTATCTATAAGCATCCGGCAGACAACCAGAACTCAGAAGAAGGATTCAAAAGATACCTGATAAATGTGCTGTTTAACGGGATGTTCAATAACCGGTTGCAGGAACTGATGCAGCAGCCCAATCCGCCTTTCTTCGCAGCATATTCGGGATATGAACGGGAAACACGGGCCAACGATGCTTTCAACTTAACGGCCGTAACAAAAACAGGAAAAACCATAGATGCCCTAAAAATCCTGTTAACCGAAAATGAACGTATAAAGCGGTATGGGTTCACGGCATCCGAACTGGAACGGCAAAAAAAAGAATTGCTGACAGGCTACGAAAATGCATTGAAAGAAAAGAATAAGACAGCGTCCGGCGACCTGGCGGGAGAATATATAACTCATTTTTTAGAGAATATGCCCTCGCCGGGCATTGAAAAAGAGTGCACGCTGGCAAAGAAAATTATCCCGAAAATCACACTGAAAGATATCAACGCGTTACCCGTAAAATATATCACCGACAAAAACAGGGTAATTGTCCTGACAGCACCCGAGACAGAAAAAAAATCATTGCCTTCTGAAAACGATATCATTGAATTAGCAGATGAAATAATTACGGGAAAAGTCGTTCCCTATGAAGAAATTATCATTGATGAACCTCTGATAAATACACCCCCTGTTCCTTCTCCCGTTGTAAAGGAAACAAAAAACGAATCTTACAATATCACAACCCTCGAACTAAAAAACGGCGTACGCATTATACTGAAGACCACCAATTTCAAAAACGACGAAATACTAATGACTGCCTATAGCCCAGGTGGCAGTTCCCTCTATCCGGACGAAGATTATATGAGCGCCGATTATTCGAATGCGGTTGTACTCGAATCGGGCGTATCTACTTTTAATAAAACAACATTACAGAAATTACTGGCCGGCAAGACGGCTGCCTGCTATCCGTATGTGGCTGAGCTGGACGAAGGATTTAACGGCAGCTGCAATCAAAAAGACCTGGAAACGATGCTTCAGCTTACCTACCTGTATTTCACACAACCGCGTAAATCACTGGATGATTTCAATTCGTTCATGTCTAAACAAAAGAGTTCCGTCGAACATATTTTAGACAACCCGGGCGCCTTTTTTGTCGATAAATTTCAGAACATCATTTTCAACAACAACATCCGCAGAGGCATCACCACCACAGATAAACTGGCAAAAGTTGATTTTGAGAAATCGTTTCAAATATACAGGGAACGATTCAAAGATGCATCAGATTTTACATTCGTGCTGGTGGGTAATATTGACATTGAAAAAATAAAACCATTGCTGGAAACCTACTTAGGAGGCCTTCCGTCGAACGGACAAAAAGAAACCTGGAAGGACCCGAATATCATCAAGACAACAGGAGTCGTCCACTCTACGCAAAAAATGGGTCTGACACAAAAAAATCTGGTAGGCATACATTTCCATGGTCAGGCTGCATGGACAGAGGAGGATTATTTCATATTTAATGTCCTGCTTAAAATATCAGACATTCAGCTACGGGAAGCCCTGCGGGAAGACAAGGGAGGCGTTTATGGCGTAGGTGTAAACGGACAATTTGCGGAACGTCCAAAAAATGCCTATGGAATCAATATTCAGTTTAATACCGACCCAAAGCGCACTGACGAGTTACTTAAAGCGGTTTACCGGAATATAGACTCACTGAAAAATTATATGACCAGTGAAGAGAAAATAAAGAAAGTGCAGGAAACATTGCGCAGAGAACATGAAACGGATTTAAAAGATAACGGTTTTTGGGTCAATACGATTACTTATTTTGACGAGTATGGAAAGGATATCCGCATGCTGGAAAACTACCCTAAACTCATCGACGGAATCGACAGACAAAAAATTAAGGCCGCTTTTAACAAATATCTAAATATGAATAATTATATTGAGGTGGTGTTAGAACCGGAAAGATGA
- a CDS encoding MFS transporter, with translation MNTPSGKDPYLALRYKEFRAYVLARFLITIALTMQAVIIGYEIYELTNSKLLLGFIGLTEAIPAIGIALYGGYVADKSDKRTMLIGFITLYTVMCLVLLFITQSNVIVFMGNQKVVILIFLVIFLTGIARSFSGPASFGLAAQIVPREVYQSSITWSSSAWQLGAVLGPAVGGIMLGKLGITVTFFFIVLFLSIAIFALMQIEKKPIQYIPQEESVFQSAMQGLKFVVENKVILSCITLDLFAVLFGGAVALLPVYAKDILHVGAEGLGWLRAAQAMGAIIMLLILAYFPIRKNAGIKLLIAVFGFGVFIILFGVSKLFWFSMFCLVMSGALDGISVSIRHTIVQLATPDHMRGRVSAVNSMFIGSSNEIGEFESGATAHLMGTVPAVIFGGCMTCLIVIATYFVSPSIRKLELKEHPAS, from the coding sequence ATGAATACTCCTTCCGGGAAAGATCCCTATCTGGCACTTCGGTATAAAGAATTTCGTGCTTATGTACTGGCTCGTTTTCTGATTACGATTGCGCTCACCATGCAGGCCGTAATCATCGGTTATGAGATTTATGAACTGACGAATTCAAAATTACTTTTAGGCTTTATCGGATTAACGGAAGCCATTCCTGCCATCGGCATTGCCCTGTATGGCGGATATGTTGCGGATAAATCGGATAAGCGGACGATGCTGATAGGATTTATAACCCTCTATACCGTCATGTGTCTGGTGTTGCTTTTCATCACCCAATCCAATGTGATTGTGTTTATGGGCAACCAGAAGGTAGTGATACTGATTTTTCTGGTTATTTTTCTTACAGGTATTGCACGCAGTTTTTCCGGACCGGCATCCTTCGGTTTGGCGGCGCAGATTGTTCCGAGAGAGGTTTATCAAAGTTCCATCACCTGGTCGAGTTCGGCTTGGCAACTGGGTGCTGTGCTGGGTCCGGCGGTCGGCGGTATTATGCTCGGCAAACTCGGCATCACCGTTACCTTCTTTTTTATTGTTCTCTTTTTATCCATCGCCATTTTCGCATTGATGCAGATTGAGAAAAAACCGATTCAGTATATTCCGCAGGAAGAAAGTGTTTTTCAAAGTGCCATGCAAGGATTGAAATTTGTCGTCGAAAATAAAGTCATCCTGTCCTGCATCACACTGGATCTGTTCGCTGTTTTATTTGGCGGAGCGGTGGCATTGCTGCCCGTGTATGCCAAAGACATCTTACATGTAGGTGCCGAAGGATTAGGTTGGCTGAGAGCCGCACAAGCCATGGGTGCCATCATCATGCTGCTGATACTTGCCTACTTCCCAATCCGTAAGAATGCCGGTATCAAATTACTGATAGCCGTATTTGGCTTTGGTGTGTTCATCATCCTGTTTGGCGTCAGCAAGTTATTCTGGTTCTCCATGTTTTGTTTAGTGATGAGCGGGGCGCTGGATGGCATCAGCGTATCCATTCGCCATACCATTGTTCAATTAGCCACCCCTGACCACATGCGGGGCAGGGTTTCCGCCGTGAACTCCATGTTTATCGGATCTTCCAATGAAATCGGTGAGTTTGAGAGCGGAGCCACCGCTCATCTGATGGGTACGGTACCTGCCGTCATCTTCGGCGGATGCATGACTTGCCTGATTGTTATCGCCACCTATTTCGTATCACCATCGATACGCAAACTGGAATTAAAAGAGCATCCGGCTTCATAA
- a CDS encoding penicillin acylase family protein translates to MVKKISGVFIALAVGVLVFFLNRPLGDVPALGMFLSPTHGFWKSASQKETRNTSLQIQCPKGTATVVYDELCIPHIFADSKEDLMYAQGYVEAKDRLWQMEFQIYAASGRLTELVGEKALSMDRFSRRIGIVRAAKASVVEMEKNPVSKAIVDNFTAGVNAYIEQLKPANFPIEYKLIGYKPEPWTPLKCALLMKYMAKDLTYYDTDVENTNALRLFGTEIYKKMFPDFPPPAIDPIIPVGTKWGFKSVDSFSAPTANKSSLAFYKNPYREFYSNPNYGSNNWCINGSKTQSGKPILCGDPHLSLNLPSIWYQVQLNCPGLNVYGVTIPGAPGVIIGHNDHIAWSVTNAERDVINNFTVEYQDKRKRAYKLGNDYVPFEYDVETYKIRKGKDLVDSIRMTKVGAIVYDETFGEADDKKHIATYWRAEEPSNDLMAFYYLNTAKNHKDYLKALNYYSCPGQNFVYADVENNIAIRQQGRFMLRTNPGDGSFLTPLATVDLAKLKASIPNEQNPYVLNPERGFCSSANQNPVDPTYPYLTNGVYENYRNRVINTTLTSTEHATREDMGKLQNNNLSLLAKEVLPTLLTNMDGSNDPLSKKIIASLSSWNYEANIELEAPSYFYKLWETIEQTTYDELDNKNVSLRMPEPYNTANLIVSDPAFPLFDILNTDTKETAKEVVELAFRKTTSFFREFEKDKNNTAKWQYYKNTRITHLALLDAFSIKDLPIGGYNNIVNAASTKWGPSWRMIVDFTNGKPQCYGLYPGGQSGNPATKGFTEFIDKWAKGEYYKLHFYADKNEAMRSITNKK, encoded by the coding sequence ATGGTTAAAAAGATTTCAGGTGTATTCATAGCATTAGCCGTTGGCGTTTTGGTGTTTTTTCTGAACCGGCCTTTAGGAGATGTTCCGGCTTTGGGCATGTTTTTATCGCCCACCCATGGCTTCTGGAAAAGCGCTTCACAAAAAGAAACACGCAACACTTCATTACAGATTCAATGCCCGAAAGGAACGGCCACCGTAGTCTATGACGAACTGTGCATACCGCATATTTTTGCCGACAGCAAAGAAGACCTGATGTATGCCCAGGGGTATGTGGAAGCAAAAGACAGGCTCTGGCAGATGGAGTTCCAGATCTATGCTGCATCCGGCAGGCTGACAGAACTGGTGGGTGAAAAGGCCCTGTCTATGGACCGGTTCAGCCGACGAATCGGAATTGTCAGAGCAGCAAAAGCATCCGTTGTCGAAATGGAGAAGAATCCGGTCAGCAAAGCGATTGTAGATAATTTCACAGCAGGGGTGAATGCTTATATCGAACAGCTTAAGCCTGCCAACTTTCCCATCGAATACAAACTCATCGGCTATAAGCCTGAACCGTGGACGCCATTGAAATGCGCCTTGCTGATGAAATATATGGCCAAGGATTTAACCTATTACGATACCGATGTTGAGAACACCAATGCACTTCGCTTATTCGGGACAGAAATTTACAAAAAGATGTTTCCAGACTTTCCGCCGCCGGCTATTGACCCGATTATTCCTGTCGGTACCAAGTGGGGTTTTAAATCGGTGGATTCTTTCTCCGCCCCAACTGCCAATAAATCTTCCCTTGCCTTTTATAAGAATCCTTACCGGGAATTTTATTCCAATCCGAATTACGGAAGCAACAACTGGTGTATCAACGGGAGCAAAACACAATCCGGCAAACCCATCTTATGCGGTGACCCGCATCTGTCCCTCAACCTGCCTTCCATCTGGTACCAGGTACAGCTGAATTGTCCTGGCTTAAATGTGTATGGCGTAACCATTCCGGGCGCACCGGGTGTAATCATCGGCCACAATGACCACATCGCCTGGAGTGTGACGAATGCAGAACGGGATGTTATCAATAATTTTACGGTGGAATATCAGGATAAGCGCAAAAGAGCCTACAAACTGGGTAATGATTATGTTCCATTTGAATATGATGTGGAAACCTATAAAATCAGAAAAGGAAAGGATCTGGTGGACAGCATCCGTATGACCAAAGTCGGTGCTATTGTCTATGACGAAACATTTGGCGAAGCGGATGATAAAAAACACATCGCCACGTACTGGCGGGCAGAAGAGCCCTCCAACGATTTAATGGCTTTTTATTACCTGAACACCGCCAAAAATCACAAGGATTACCTGAAAGCCCTGAATTACTATTCCTGTCCCGGACAAAACTTTGTGTATGCGGACGTGGAGAATAATATCGCCATCCGGCAGCAGGGAAGATTTATGCTGCGCACCAATCCCGGCGATGGTTCCTTTTTGACTCCATTGGCAACGGTGGATTTGGCAAAACTAAAAGCCAGCATTCCCAATGAACAGAATCCGTATGTACTGAACCCGGAGCGTGGATTTTGCAGCAGCGCCAATCAGAATCCGGTGGATCCAACCTATCCGTATCTGACAAACGGAGTGTATGAAAACTACAGAAACAGAGTCATCAACACCACACTTACCTCAACAGAACATGCTACCCGGGAAGATATGGGCAAACTGCAAAACAACAATTTAAGTTTGCTGGCCAAAGAAGTATTACCTACGCTGCTTACTAATATGGACGGCAGCAATGATCCGTTATCCAAAAAGATAATCGCTTCTTTATCCTCCTGGAATTACGAAGCCAATATCGAACTGGAAGCACCCAGTTATTTTTATAAACTTTGGGAAACTATCGAACAGACCACCTATGATGAACTGGATAACAAGAATGTTTCGCTGCGCATGCCTGAGCCTTACAACACCGCGAACCTGATTGTCAGCGATCCTGCATTTCCGTTATTTGACATTCTGAACACCGATACGAAAGAAACAGCTAAAGAGGTGGTAGAGCTGGCATTCAGAAAAACAACCTCTTTTTTCAGGGAATTCGAAAAAGACAAGAATAATACTGCAAAATGGCAATATTATAAAAATACCCGCATCACCCATTTAGCCCTCCTGGATGCTTTCTCGATCAAGGACTTACCGATAGGCGGCTATAATAATATTGTAAATGCCGCTTCCACCAAATGGGGTCCTTCCTGGCGCATGATAGTGGATTTCACCAACGGGAAACCACAATGCTACGGCCTGTATCCCGGAGGACAAAGCGGCAATCCCGCTACCAAAGGGTTTACGGAATTTATAGATAAATGGGCAAAAGGCGAGTATTACAAACTGCATTTCTATGCGGATAAGAATGAAGCCATGAGAAGTATTACCAACAAAAAATAA
- a CDS encoding DNA polymerase/3'-5' exonuclease PolX, whose amino-acid sequence MNNNEIAQHFALLADLMELHGENPFKIKSYTFAARHLKNLEPPLSNLSIEELEEIEGVGKAIAAKIFHLCKTGKLDLLEKFLSVTPPGVVELLKIKGIGPKKIAQLWKELEIESIGELEYACNENRLITLKGFGAKTQENILQQIQFINQSSNKFLWANLEELANEILHELTQQYPDLLISTCGDFRRKAIVLEGIDFLVGNEDPAIQHAITEKYKQYPVHFYFCGKDSFFLKLLELSSDAGHFSFLSYKTDASRSYSSEKEVYESAGYPFIIPELRDNRMEWELAERGALDKLIQLRDIRGIVHAHSDYSDGSNTLKEMAYHCKEQGFEYLVISDHSKSAFYADGLKEDKILQQHQEIDLLNRELAPFRIFKSIESDILNDGSLDYDNDVLQSFDLIIASVHSQLRMNEEKAMQRLIKAVENPYTTILGHLTGRLLLSRQGYPVNHKKIIDACAANKVCIELNANPYRLDIDYSWILYCQEKGLLVSVNPDAHNLRGVHDIQYGTHAARKGGLLKENTLNALTKDNFEKYLKNKNHR is encoded by the coding sequence ATGAACAATAATGAAATTGCGCAACATTTCGCCCTGCTTGCCGACCTGATGGAATTGCATGGTGAAAACCCGTTTAAGATCAAGAGTTATACGTTTGCCGCCCGACATTTGAAAAATTTGGAACCGCCACTGTCCAACCTATCTATTGAAGAGCTGGAAGAAATAGAGGGAGTGGGAAAGGCGATAGCAGCTAAAATTTTTCATTTATGCAAAACTGGTAAGCTGGACCTGCTGGAAAAGTTTTTGTCCGTAACACCGCCGGGCGTGGTCGAGTTATTGAAAATAAAAGGCATTGGCCCTAAAAAGATAGCGCAGCTCTGGAAAGAACTGGAAATAGAGAGTATAGGTGAACTGGAATATGCCTGTAATGAAAACCGATTGATTACACTGAAAGGATTTGGTGCCAAGACACAGGAAAATATCTTGCAGCAGATACAGTTCATCAATCAAAGTTCGAATAAGTTCTTGTGGGCAAACCTGGAAGAGCTGGCCAATGAAATCTTGCACGAATTGACGCAGCAGTACCCGGATTTGCTCATCTCCACCTGCGGTGATTTCAGAAGGAAAGCCATCGTCCTGGAAGGAATAGATTTTTTAGTTGGAAATGAGGATCCGGCAATACAACATGCAATAACTGAAAAATATAAGCAGTATCCTGTTCATTTCTATTTCTGTGGCAAAGACTCTTTTTTTCTGAAATTGCTTGAATTATCCAGTGATGCTGGTCATTTTAGTTTTTTATCCTATAAAACCGACGCGTCAAGATCATACTCTTCTGAAAAAGAAGTGTATGAAAGCGCAGGTTATCCGTTTATCATTCCTGAACTGCGGGATAACAGGATGGAGTGGGAATTGGCGGAACGCGGAGCGCTGGATAAGCTGATTCAGCTAAGGGATATCAGAGGGATTGTTCATGCACACAGTGATTACAGTGACGGCAGCAATACATTGAAAGAAATGGCGTACCATTGCAAAGAGCAGGGGTTTGAATATTTGGTGATTTCTGACCACAGCAAGAGTGCCTTTTATGCGGACGGATTGAAGGAAGATAAGATACTGCAACAACATCAGGAAATTGACCTGCTCAACAGGGAACTGGCACCATTCAGGATTTTTAAAAGTATCGAAAGCGATATACTGAATGACGGCAGTCTGGATTATGATAACGATGTGCTGCAATCATTTGATTTGATTATCGCTTCCGTGCATTCCCAGCTGCGCATGAACGAGGAAAAGGCCATGCAGCGGCTGATAAAAGCGGTTGAAAATCCATATACCACCATACTTGGGCATTTAACGGGCAGACTGCTGCTGTCGCGGCAGGGATATCCTGTAAATCATAAAAAAATAATTGATGCCTGTGCAGCCAATAAGGTGTGTATCGAATTAAACGCGAATCCATATCGGCTGGATATCGATTATTCCTGGATTCTTTACTGTCAGGAAAAAGGATTATTGGTTTCGGTCAATCCGGATGCCCATAATTTGCGGGGTGTTCATGATATACAGTACGGCACCCATGCGGCCAGGAAAGGCGGTTTGCTGAAGGAGAACACACTAAACGCTTTAACGAAAGATAACTTTGAAAAATACCTGAAAAATAAAAACCACCGATAG
- a CDS encoding DUF1573 domain-containing protein gives MQKSLYVFILSGFVMLFMVQCRNKEISADVEIQKFDKDSILKNDKVLKKTDSVSKITDSEAEAGNKEVTSIRFDKEVYDFGECTEGDKVIKSIEFTNTGKLPLVINQTYGSCGCTVPKYNKEPIAPGKKGAIEIQFDSSRKPGANTKSVMIEANTNPSVTSITFSVKVNTKAKKK, from the coding sequence ATGCAAAAATCACTTTATGTTTTCATCTTATCGGGTTTTGTCATGCTGTTTATGGTTCAGTGCAGGAATAAAGAAATATCGGCGGATGTTGAAATCCAAAAGTTTGATAAGGATTCTATTTTAAAAAATGATAAGGTCTTAAAGAAGACGGATTCTGTCAGCAAAATCACTGACTCGGAAGCGGAGGCAGGAAATAAAGAAGTCACCTCCATAAGATTTGATAAGGAAGTGTACGATTTCGGTGAATGCACGGAAGGAGATAAGGTGATTAAATCAATCGAATTCACGAACACAGGTAAATTGCCGCTGGTGATTAACCAGACTTACGGTTCCTGCGGATGCACTGTTCCAAAATACAATAAAGAACCTATCGCTCCGGGTAAAAAGGGGGCAATTGAGATTCAGTTTGATTCCTCCCGCAAACCGGGTGCCAATACGAAATCCGTCATGATTGAAGCGAATACAAACCCATCTGTTACAAGCATAACTTTCAGTGTAAAAGTAAATACAAAGGCTAAGAAAAAATAG
- a CDS encoding UbiA family prenyltransferase, whose translation MKNYLSLVKFSHTIFAMPFAMIGFVLGCYHIPGITEPYWWVYKLGLVLLCMVTARNAAMAFNRYIDRRYDEKNPRTAVREIPSGIITPKNALFFVVVNCGLFIAATFFINPLCFYLSPVALTVILGYSLTKRFTFLCHLILGVGLGLAPIGAFLAVAGRFEILPLFFSFAVLCWVAGFDIIYALQDVQFDQEHKLYSIPSYFGQEKAKWISRFLHLCSTLCIFSAGVYGNFHMLFWIGFAIFCGLLIYQHSLVIRFGLQKIGMAFFTTNGIASVLFAVFVIADVVF comes from the coding sequence ATGAAAAACTACCTATCATTAGTAAAATTCTCTCATACCATCTTCGCGATGCCTTTTGCCATGATAGGTTTCGTGTTGGGATGTTACCATATTCCGGGCATCACTGAACCATATTGGTGGGTATATAAGTTGGGATTGGTGCTGTTGTGCATGGTGACTGCACGAAATGCCGCCATGGCTTTCAATCGCTACATAGACAGGAGATACGATGAAAAAAATCCGCGGACGGCTGTTCGTGAAATTCCAAGTGGCATCATTACTCCTAAAAACGCGTTGTTTTTTGTAGTGGTAAATTGCGGCTTGTTTATAGCAGCAACCTTCTTTATCAATCCATTATGTTTCTATTTGTCGCCTGTTGCTTTGACGGTCATATTGGGATACTCCTTGACGAAACGTTTTACATTCTTGTGTCATTTGATTTTAGGTGTTGGACTGGGGCTGGCACCCATCGGCGCTTTTCTCGCAGTTGCCGGCAGATTTGAAATCCTTCCGTTGTTTTTTTCGTTTGCCGTTTTATGTTGGGTGGCGGGTTTTGATATCATTTATGCCTTACAGGATGTGCAGTTTGATCAGGAGCACAAGCTGTATTCCATTCCGTCTTATTTCGGACAGGAAAAGGCAAAATGGATCTCCCGTTTCCTGCATCTGTGCAGTACGCTTTGCATCTTTTCCGCCGGCGTGTATGGCAACTTTCATATGTTATTCTGGATAGGTTTTGCCATATTCTGTGGTTTATTGATTTATCAGCATTCTTTGGTGATTCGTTTCGGACTGCAAAAGATAGGTATGGCATTTTTTACCACAAACGGAATAGCCAGTGTCTTGTTCGCTGTTTTTGTGATTGCAGATGTTGTGTTTTAA
- the ruvX gene encoding Holliday junction resolvase RuvX yields the protein MSKILAIDFGAKRTGYAISDDSRIFAFGLSTQETKNNISYLQNLLQKEKIDTIVIGLPKKLNNEFADIVPRIQQFKNELRNKFTDITLIDMDERFTSKMAFQSMIDSGMKKKDRQNKALVDEISATIILQNYLEVHKS from the coding sequence ATGTCAAAAATTCTTGCAATAGATTTTGGTGCTAAACGGACAGGATATGCCATTTCGGATGACTCCAGAATATTCGCATTTGGATTGTCGACTCAGGAAACAAAGAATAACATATCCTACCTGCAGAATTTACTGCAGAAAGAAAAGATTGATACCATCGTTATAGGCCTTCCCAAGAAATTAAATAATGAATTCGCAGATATTGTTCCGCGAATTCAGCAGTTTAAAAATGAGCTTAGAAATAAATTTACGGATATTACCCTTATAGATATGGATGAGCGTTTTACCTCCAAAATGGCGTTTCAGTCTATGATTGACAGTGGAATGAAGAAAAAAGACAGGCAAAACAAGGCGTTGGTAGATGAAATCTCTGCCACCATTATCTTGCAAAACTATTTAGAAGTACATAAATCCTGA
- a CDS encoding peptide deformylase — MILAITLYGDPVLKKRAEDISSEYPNLNDLVKNMWQTMYAASGVGLAAPQVGLSIRLFVVDTQQLAEKRKKGFTGIKKVFINPTILTETGEEWKYEEGCLSIPGIREDVFRQPSVKIHYFDEQFNAFTEEYDDITARVIQHEYDHIEGILFTDKLKPLKRKLLLPKLAKIARGEVDIDYRVKVYKK, encoded by the coding sequence ATGATTTTAGCCATTACACTCTACGGAGACCCGGTTTTGAAAAAACGTGCAGAGGATATTTCATCGGAATATCCCAATCTGAATGATTTGGTTAAAAACATGTGGCAAACGATGTATGCCGCCTCCGGTGTGGGGCTGGCTGCGCCGCAGGTTGGTTTGTCAATCCGCTTGTTTGTGGTGGATACCCAGCAATTGGCGGAAAAAAGAAAGAAAGGTTTTACCGGCATCAAAAAAGTATTTATAAACCCAACTATACTGACAGAAACAGGAGAAGAATGGAAGTATGAAGAAGGCTGTTTGAGTATTCCCGGAATCCGCGAAGATGTCTTTCGTCAGCCGTCAGTAAAAATTCATTATTTCGACGAGCAGTTCAATGCATTCACGGAAGAGTATGACGATATCACAGCAAGGGTCATTCAGCATGAATATGACCATATTGAAGGGATTTTGTTTACAGATAAACTCAAGCCTCTGAAGCGGAAGTTGTTGTTGCCAAAACTGGCAAAAATTGCCCGGGGTGAAGTGGATATTGATTACCGCGTAAAAGTGTATAAAAAGTAA